A genomic window from Henningerozyma blattae CBS 6284 chromosome 3, complete genome includes:
- the TBLA0C06800 gene encoding uncharacterized protein: MIFDNNIETYDNGISTGFDAKLCNSNGNVNKDITTLEDFNITDYKTCDEMSEINNEENTQNMIFEKTNKVIFNSIDRSKLRKIQRHYVSKSFLETQNDFRLALREVSNGNHLISVCFILFIQLVVCKEIIPVKNNEINNILRSHSLFAFCLISFVSLLVSNFKYFQLRYKLRGEKYILLKGHPLYFYLFFKKLNEASWKLIITLTHILYYTTIASVRNYKVTWFEILDIFVVSQVTIVKLLNTINPISFNYSKNKQILMNDIDKIKFEKLCKNIETSSYVNKRNRKRIIESEVLIIALRYFNLLNHLPIQISKLAVISYSLYASYQIINSFFEYFSLVS, from the coding sequence atgatttttgataataatattgaaacttATGACAATGGTATATCTACTGGATTCGATGCCAAACTATGCAATAGTAATGGTAATGtcaataaagatattactACGCTTGAAGACTTTAATATAACAGATTATAAAACGTGCGATGAAATGagtgaaataaataatgagGAAAATACTCAAAACATGATATTTGAAAAGACTAACAAAGTTATCTTTAATAGCATTGATCGTTctaaattaagaaaaatacagAGACATTATGTAAGCAAATCGTTTTTAGAAACTCAAAATGATTTTAGACTTGCTTTAAGGGAAGTTTCCAATGGAAATCATTTAATCTCTGTTTgttttattctatttattCAACTCGTGGTTTGTAAGGAGATAATCCCTGTAAAAAACAATGAAATTAACAATATATTACGAAGCCATAGCTTATTTGCATTCTGTTTAATAAGCTTTGTATCCTTATTAGTtagtaattttaaatatttccaattaagatataaattaagaggagaaaaatatattttactaaAAGGTCATCcgttatatttttatttatttttcaaaaagtTAAATGAAGCAAGTtggaaattaataattaccCTAACACATATTCTATATTATACAACAATAGCCTCAGTTAGGAATTATAAAGTTACATggtttgaaattttagataTATTTGTAGTGAGTCAAGTAACTATCGTTAAGTTATTAAATACTATAAATCCAATTAGCTTTAATtatagtaaaaataaacagATTTTAATGAATGACATCgataaaataaagtttgAAAAACTTTGTAAAAACATTGAAACTTCTTCATAtgttaataaaagaaatagaaaGAGAATAATTGAATCCGAAGTTTTAATTATTGCTTTAAGAtactttaatttattaaatcatttaccgattcaaatttcaaaattagcTGTTATATCATATTCTTTATATGCTAGTTATCAGATTATAAATagtttttttgaatattttagtCTAGTCTCTTAG